The DNA region GGAAACTCCTGGAATAACTCCTGACGATCGGGATAAATAGCCAATAACTCAATCACTCGGCGAACCGTGAGGCGAAGGTTACGAATGCAAGGCTGTCCATTCATGCGACTGGGATGGCTGGTGATTCTGTCTAGCTTCATCGTTCAAAAATTTCCTCCATTTCTACAAAAAATTTCTCGAACAGGTTGGCGACTAGCAATTTACGGTATTCGGCACTGCCACGCAGATCGGTTAAGGGAGAAAAGGTGGTTTTCAAGGCGGCTTTTGCAGTCTGGATGGTTGAGTGATTCCAGGGTTGGCCGATGAGGGACTGTTCTACGGCGATCGCCCTTACCGGGGTGGCAGCAACTCCTCCATAAGCCAATCGAGCATGGATAATTTGCTGGTTAGCATCCAGGTCGATCGTGAAGGCAGCCGCAACA from Leptodesmis sichuanensis A121 includes:
- a CDS encoding DUF433 domain-containing protein, which encodes MKLDRITSHPSRMNGQPCIRNLRLTVRRVIELLAIYPDRQELFQEFPEPEEEDIQQALIFASSYHS